A single Inediibacterium massiliense DNA region contains:
- a CDS encoding DUF1292 domain-containing protein → MENNKITLIDENEKEIDFEIIATLNIEETEYAILQPLDDEEGVVIFKIIDVDGEEVLENIQDDEELSQVLSAYEELMMEEE, encoded by the coding sequence ATGGAAAACAATAAAATTACTTTAATAGATGAAAATGAAAAAGAAATAGATTTTGAGATTATTGCGACTCTAAACATTGAAGAGACAGAATATGCAATACTACAACCCTTAGATGATGAAGAGGGAGTAGTGATTTTTAAAATTATAGATGTAGATGGAGAAGAGGTACTAGAAAACATTCAAGATGATGAAGAATTAAGTCAAGTATTAAGTGCATATGAAGAATTAATGATGGAGGAAGAATAA
- a CDS encoding IreB family regulatory phosphoprotein, whose amino-acid sequence MYDPSNYTMKFNVEKENINEAEEILKSVYQSLKEKGYNPINQLVGYILSGDPTYITSYNNARSLIRKLERDELLEELLKNYLEKQ is encoded by the coding sequence ATGTATGATCCATCCAACTATACTATGAAATTTAATGTAGAAAAGGAAAATATAAATGAAGCAGAAGAGATTTTAAAAAGTGTGTATCAATCATTAAAAGAGAAAGGATATAATCCTATTAATCAATTGGTTGGTTATATTCTTTCAGGAGATCCTACTTATATTACAAGCTATAATAATGCAAGAAGTTTAATTAGAAAACTAGAAAGAGATGAACTATTAGAAGAACTATTAAAAAATTATTTAGAAAAACAATAG
- a CDS encoding DUF134 domain-containing protein produces MARPKKWRRVCQLPEVNKFGPVDLSKNTEQSIIMTVEEYETIRLMDLEGLNQEQSADIMGVARSTIQRIYESARKKLADSLVNGKILKIEGGDYKLCNDFTDKECCDRCINYRHRWGKNMRFRG; encoded by the coding sequence ATGGCAAGACCAAAAAAATGGAGAAGAGTTTGTCAATTACCAGAAGTGAATAAATTTGGTCCTGTAGATCTTAGTAAAAATACAGAGCAGTCAATTATTATGACTGTAGAGGAATATGAAACAATAAGACTTATGGATTTAGAAGGATTGAATCAAGAGCAAAGTGCAGATATAATGGGAGTTGCACGCTCAACCATACAAAGAATATATGAAAGTGCTCGTAAAAAATTAGCAGATAGCTTGGTAAATGGTAAAATATTAAAAATAGAAGGAGGAGATTATAAGCTGTGTAATGATTTTACAGATAAAGAATGTTGCGACAGATGTATAAATTATAGACATAGGTGGGGCAAAAATATGAGATTTAGAGGTTAA
- the scfB gene encoding thioether cross-link-forming SCIFF peptide maturase, whose translation MKDIHKFQYKDDYFILDVSSGSIHVVDKIIYDIIDEEGIDSRNNIITKYKGKYDENILNECYDEIEELIERGQLYSEDIYEDFAKSFQDEPNCIKSVCLHVAHDCNLRCKYCFADGEGYDQQKTIMSFEVAKKSVDFLIENSGKRRNIEVDFFGGEPLLNMDVVKKTVDYARGKEKQYNKNFRFTITTNATLLTEEIMDYLEENMVNIVLSIDGRKEVQDSIRLSIDGRGTYDSIVPKIKSMVQRRHKSKKQYYIRGTFTIQNLDFSKDIEHFVDLGFKEISIEPVVLPDDHVLAIQEEHLDEIFNQYDKIVDKLINHNDVTFYHFNIDMNGGACIYKRLSGCGAGFEYVAITPDGDIYPCHQFVGNKDFLVGTIYDGIQNNKISSNFRESNIYNKLECKKCFARFYCSGGCQANNYNFNRDTKIPYEIGCKMQRKRIECAIALQYYRKNKIEEVK comes from the coding sequence ATGAAAGATATACATAAATTTCAATATAAAGATGACTATTTTATTTTAGATGTAAGTTCAGGATCTATTCATGTAGTAGATAAAATTATTTATGATATCATTGATGAAGAGGGGATAGATAGTAGAAATAATATTATAACTAAATACAAAGGAAAATATGATGAAAATATATTAAATGAATGTTATGATGAAATAGAAGAATTGATAGAAAGAGGACAGTTATATTCTGAAGATATATATGAGGATTTTGCCAAAAGCTTTCAAGATGAACCTAATTGTATAAAATCAGTCTGTCTTCATGTTGCTCATGATTGCAATTTAAGATGTAAATATTGCTTTGCAGATGGAGAAGGCTATGATCAACAAAAAACAATAATGAGTTTTGAGGTTGCTAAAAAAAGTGTTGATTTTTTAATTGAAAATTCAGGTAAAAGGAGAAATATAGAAGTAGATTTTTTTGGAGGAGAACCTCTTCTAAATATGGATGTTGTGAAAAAAACAGTTGATTATGCTAGAGGTAAGGAAAAACAATATAATAAAAATTTTAGGTTTACAATTACTACAAATGCTACATTATTAACGGAAGAGATTATGGATTATTTAGAAGAAAATATGGTTAATATTGTTTTAAGTATAGATGGAAGGAAAGAGGTACAAGATAGCATAAGATTAAGTATAGACGGCAGAGGAACTTATGATTCTATTGTTCCTAAAATAAAAAGTATGGTTCAAAGAAGGCATAAATCGAAAAAGCAATATTATATAAGAGGAACATTTACTATACAAAATTTAGATTTTTCTAAGGATATAGAACACTTTGTAGATCTTGGATTTAAAGAAATTTCAATTGAACCTGTAGTATTACCTGATGATCATGTGCTTGCTATTCAAGAAGAACATTTAGATGAAATTTTTAATCAATATGATAAAATTGTAGATAAACTTATCAATCATAATGATGTTACTTTTTATCATTTTAATATTGATATGAATGGAGGAGCATGTATTTATAAAAGATTATCTGGTTGTGGAGCAGGATTTGAGTATGTTGCAATTACTCCAGATGGAGATATATATCCTTGTCATCAATTTGTAGGAAATAAAGATTTTTTGGTGGGAACTATATATGATGGGATCCAAAATAATAAAATATCAAGTAATTTTAGAGAATCTAATATATATAATAAATTAGAGTGTAAAAAATGCTTTGCAAGATTTTATTGTAGTGGAGGTTGTCAAGCTAATAATTATAATTTTAATAGAGATACAAAAATACCTTATGAAATAGGTTGCAAGATGCAAAGGAAAAGAATTGAATGTGCAATAGCATTACAATATTATAGAAAGAATAAAATTGAGGAAGTGAAATAA
- a CDS encoding aldo/keto reductase — MEYQALGNTGIKVSRLCFGGLTVGPLQANLSPDEGGEIIAEAFLRGVNFIDTAELYETYAHIKKALEIYGKDDIIIASKSYAYDEETAKKSLDKALKGLGVNKIGIFLLHEQESEHTLRGHYEALKYYLKMKELGIIKAVGISTHTIRAVKAAASMKEIDVIHPIINKTGIGIQDGTRDQMLEAIHMAYENGKGIYGMKPIGGGNLISSVDESLEYALSIKELHSIAVGMQTKEEVIANVMKFSGEEVPSHIKNKISKKPRKLHIDFWCEKCGSCVAHCKHKALKIENNQVVVDPAKCVLCGYCSSYCPQFCIKIV; from the coding sequence ATGGAGTATCAAGCATTAGGAAACACAGGAATAAAAGTATCTAGACTGTGTTTTGGAGGATTGACAGTAGGTCCATTGCAAGCAAATTTATCCCCTGATGAGGGAGGAGAAATTATTGCAGAAGCTTTTTTAAGAGGAGTAAATTTTATAGATACTGCTGAACTTTATGAAACTTATGCTCATATTAAAAAAGCATTAGAGATTTATGGAAAAGATGATATTATTATTGCTAGTAAATCTTATGCTTATGATGAAGAAACTGCCAAAAAAAGTCTAGATAAGGCTTTAAAAGGACTAGGAGTCAATAAAATAGGTATATTTTTACTTCATGAGCAAGAAAGTGAACATACTTTAAGAGGACATTATGAAGCTTTAAAGTATTATTTAAAAATGAAAGAGTTGGGTATAATAAAAGCTGTAGGAATTTCTACTCACACTATAAGAGCAGTAAAAGCAGCAGCAAGTATGAAAGAAATTGATGTGATTCATCCTATTATTAATAAAACAGGTATTGGAATTCAAGATGGTACAAGGGATCAAATGCTTGAGGCTATTCATATGGCTTATGAAAATGGAAAAGGTATTTATGGGATGAAACCTATTGGAGGAGGAAATTTAATCTCCTCTGTAGATGAATCCTTAGAATATGCTTTATCTATTAAAGAATTGCATTCTATAGCAGTAGGAATGCAAACAAAAGAAGAAGTCATTGCAAATGTTATGAAATTTAGTGGAGAGGAAGTACCTTCTCATATTAAAAATAAAATATCTAAAAAGCCAAGAAAATTACATATAGATTTCTGGTGTGAAAAATGTGGGAGCTGTGTAGCACATTGTAAGCATAAGGCATTAAAAATTGAGAATAATCAAGTAGTTGTAGATCCAGCAAAATGTGTCTTGTGTGGATATTGTAGTAGTTATTGCCCACAGTTTTGTATTAAAATTGTATAG
- a CDS encoding Fur family transcriptional regulator, giving the protein MANANINIGVDFMKDDLMPFKKILEKNDYEFTPQKQIILITILKNKTHLNAKEIYEKVKIKEKNIGLATVYRALKVFVELGIVKEINMNGISYYEMKIFSGKPLHIHFQCHRCNTIMDIDSQKINSDYLKLNRIIEKENNLEIYDSNIMFIGICSKCREKLKLQDL; this is encoded by the coding sequence ATGGCAAATGCCAATATTAATATAGGAGTTGATTTTATGAAGGACGATTTAATGCCTTTTAAAAAGATTCTAGAAAAAAATGATTATGAATTTACACCTCAAAAACAAATTATATTAATAACTATTTTAAAAAATAAAACACATTTAAATGCAAAAGAGATATATGAAAAAGTAAAAATAAAAGAAAAAAATATAGGATTGGCCACAGTATATAGAGCTTTAAAGGTATTTGTGGAGTTAGGAATAGTAAAAGAAATAAACATGAATGGAATCAGTTATTATGAAATGAAAATTTTTAGTGGCAAGCCCTTGCATATTCATTTTCAATGTCATCGATGTAATACAATAATGGATATAGATAGTCAAAAGATCAATTCTGATTATTTAAAATTAAATAGAATAATTGAAAAAGAAAATAATCTAGAAATATACGATTCAAATATTATGTTTATAGGAATATGTAGCAAATGTAGAGAAAAATTAAAACTACAAGATTTATAA
- the ruvX gene encoding Holliday junction resolvase RuvX encodes MRTMGLDVGDKTIGVAVSDIMGMIAQGVETIRRVGKKADYKRLEEIMKEKDVTKIVVGLPKNMNGTIGPQGEKVLSFVEGLKNRFKVEIILWDERLTTVAAERTLIEGDVRRENRKKVIDMVAATYILQGYLDAQKF; translated from the coding sequence ATGAGAACAATGGGATTAGATGTAGGAGACAAAACCATAGGTGTTGCTGTTAGTGATATAATGGGGATGATTGCTCAAGGAGTAGAGACGATTCGAAGAGTTGGAAAAAAAGCAGATTACAAAAGATTAGAAGAGATCATGAAAGAAAAGGATGTTACAAAAATTGTAGTGGGGCTTCCTAAAAATATGAATGGCACTATAGGTCCTCAAGGAGAAAAAGTATTATCTTTTGTAGAAGGACTAAAAAATAGATTTAAAGTAGAAATTATTTTATGGGATGAAAGACTTACAACTGTAGCAGCAGAAAGAACTTTGATTGAGGGAGATGTAAGACGAGAAAATAGAAAAAAAGTGATAGATATGGTAGCTGCTACATATATTTTACAAGGTTATTTAGATGCACAAAAATTTTAA
- a CDS encoding Fur family transcriptional regulator: MEKLKDRLKEKGYKLTPQRRATLDTIINNQGKHLSTEEIYDMVKTECPEIGLATVYRTLQLLDELDIITKINFDDGCSRYELNNHEDNHQHHHLICVKCGEVIEVEVDLLETLEEEIEKNYDFKIHDHKVKFFGYCSKCK, from the coding sequence ATGGAGAAATTAAAAGATAGATTAAAAGAGAAAGGGTACAAATTAACGCCTCAGAGAAGAGCAACCTTAGATACAATTATTAATAATCAAGGAAAACACCTAAGTACTGAAGAAATTTATGATATGGTAAAAACAGAATGCCCTGAAATTGGCTTGGCTACTGTATATAGGACATTACAACTTTTAGATGAATTGGATATTATTACAAAAATTAATTTTGATGATGGATGTAGTAGATATGAACTAAATAATCATGAGGATAATCATCAGCATCATCATCTCATTTGTGTAAAATGTGGTGAGGTTATTGAAGTAGAAGTGGATTTACTAGAAACACTAGAAGAAGAAATAGAAAAAAATTATGATTTTAAGATTCATGATCATAAAGTAAAATTCTTTGGATATTGTTCTAAGTGCAAATAA
- a CDS encoding DUF5320 domain-containing protein: protein MPRRDGTGPMGMGSKTGRGMGFCNVSKSANIMGGLGLGLGCRKGFKRSGLSTMNQKDLLMEQKEILKSRLNVIDNQLNMLQDDK, encoded by the coding sequence ATGCCAAGAAGAGATGGTACGGGTCCAATGGGGATGGGATCAAAAACAGGAAGAGGTATGGGTTTTTGTAATGTATCTAAAAGTGCAAATATAATGGGAGGATTAGGACTAGGGTTAGGATGTAGAAAAGGATTTAAAAGAAGTGGCTTGAGTACAATGAATCAAAAAGATTTATTGATGGAGCAAAAAGAAATTCTTAAAAGTAGACTCAATGTAATAGATAATCAATTAAATATGTTACAGGATGATAAGTAA